From Panthera uncia isolate 11264 chromosome X, Puncia_PCG_1.0, whole genome shotgun sequence, the proteins below share one genomic window:
- the PNMA3 gene encoding paraneoplastic antigen Ma3, giving the protein MPLTLLQDWCRGEHLNTQRSMLILGIPEDCGEDEFEETLQDALRHLGRYRVIGRMFRREENAQAFLLELAQDIDYALIPREIPGKGGPWEVVVKPRNSDGEFLNRLNRFLEEERRTVSDMNRVLGSDTNCPAPRVAISPDFWTWAQTLGAAVQPLLEQMLYRELRVFSGNSVSIPGALAFEAWLEHTTEVLQMWQVPEGEKRRRLMECLRGPALQVVSGLRANNAAITVEECLAALQQVFGPVESRKIAHVKFYKAYQEVGEKVSSFVLRLEPLLQRAVEKNAVLRRNVNQARLKQVLSGATLTDKLRDRLKLMKQRRKPPGFLALVKLLREEEEWEATFGPERGRLQGPDAGVRASARANALRAVSFAAPDSTLQARPSQGSRRRRGRGQHRRGCVLRASSRGSGKRKHHTFCYSCGEDGHIRAQCSNPPNPLLAEETKEILEKGKGAAHRNSRGLEWGRGAKKP; this is encoded by the exons ATGCCACTGACCCTGTTGCAGGATTGGTGTCGGGGGGAACATCTGAACACGCAGAGGTCCATGCTTATCCTGGGGATTCCTGAGGACTGTGGTGAGGATGAATTTGAGGAGACTCTTCAGGATGCTCTCAGGCACCTGGGCAGGTATAGGGTCATTGGCAGGATGTTCAGGAGGGAAGAGAATGCCCAAGCATTTCTCTTGGAGCTTGCCCAAGATATTGACTATGCTTTGATCCCCAGGGAAATACCCGGAAAGGGAGGGCCCTGGGAAGTGGTTGTAAAACCTCGGAACTCAGATGGGGAATTTCTCAATAGACTGAACCGCTTCTTAGAGGAAGAGAGGCGGACAGTGTCAGATATGAACAGAGTGCTTGGATCAGACACCAACTGCCCTGCTCCAAGAGTGGCCATATCACCTGACTTCTGGACCTGGGCCCAGACCCTGGGGGCAGCAGTGCAGCCTCTGCTAGAACAAATGTTGTACAGAGAACTAAGAGTCTTTTCTGGGAACAGTGTGTCCATCCCAGGGGCGTTGGCCTTTGAAGCCTGGCTTGAGCACACCACTGAGGTGCTACAGATGTGGCAGGTGCCTGAGGGTGAAAAGAGGCGGCGGCTGATGGAATGCTTGCGGGGCCCTGCTCTGCAGGTGGTCAGTGGGCTCCGGGCCAACAATGCTGCCATAACTGTGGAGGAGTGCCTGGCAGCCCTGCAACAGGTATTTGGACCTGTGGAAAGTCGTAAAATCGCCCATGTGAAATTTTATAAGGCCTATCAGGAGGTAGGAGAGAAAGTCTCCAGCTTTGTGTTGCGTTTGGAACCCCTGCTCCAAAGAGCTGtagaaaaaaatgcagtattGCGAAGGAATGTGAATCAGGCTCGCCTGAAACAAGTCTTAAGTGGGGCTACCCTTACTGACAAACTTCGAGACAGGCTTAAGTTGATGAAACAGCGAAGGAAACCACCTGGTTTCCTGGCACTGGTGAAGCTCCTGCGtgaggaggaggagtgggaggCCACTTTTGGTCCAGAAAGGGGGAGGCTACAGGGGCCGGATGCAGGAGTAAGGGCATCTGCCAGAGCCAATGCTCTCAGAGCAGTGTCTTTTGCTGCCCCTGACAGCACTCTTCAGGCCAGGCCTTCCCAAGGTTCCCggcgcaggaggggcagaggacagCATCGAAGGGGGTGTGTGCTGAGGGCCAGCTCCCGAGGTTCAGGAAAACGGAAACATCACACATTCTGCTATAGCTGTGGAGAAGATGGCCACATCAGGGCACAGTGTAGCAACCCTCCAAACCCGCTCTTG gcagaggaaacaaaagagataTTGGAAAAAGGGAAAGGGGCAGCCCACAGAAACAGCAGGGGACttgagtggggtagaggggcaaAGAAGCCATGA